In Atopobium sp. oral taxon 416, the genomic stretch CGTCCTATTCTGGGCGCTCTCGGTGCATCGCTCGCACTGTCCGGCTCCATCATGGGCCCGATCCTGTTCTTCGTGCTCTGGAACGTCATTCGCCTGCTGTTCCTCTGGTACACGCAGGAGTTCGGTTATAACCTGGGCACTTCAATCACGAAGGATCTCTCGGGCGGTATGCTCGGTCGTATCACTGAAGGTGCTTCCATCCTCGGTATGTTCATCATCGGTGCCCTGGTCGAGCGTTGGGTTACCATCAACTTCACCCCGGTCGTCGCGCAGATCCCGCAGTCCGCAGGCGCCTACATCGATTGGAATACGCTTCCTGCCGGAGCTGAAGGTATCAAGCAGGCGCTCACTATGTATGATTCCATCGGATCCACGGCACTGTCTCCGGTTAGAACCGTCACTCTGCAGCAGAACCTCGATCAGTTGATCCCGGGCCTTGCTGCAGTTGGCCTGACGCTTCTGTGCTGCCAGTTGCTGAAGAAGAAGGTTTCTCCGATCGTTATCATCCTCTGCCTCTTCGGCGTTGGTGTTCTCGGTCGTTTCTTCGGATTCATGTAAGCGAATCAGATCGGCACATTGAGTACAATAAGGTCGTGTCCCAGGCGGGGCGCGGCCTTATTTTCGATATGAAAGTGTTTGTAAGCATGGCAGAATCACAGAACTCAGAGGTGGACTACG encodes the following:
- a CDS encoding PTS system mannose/fructose/sorbose family transporter subunit IID; protein product: MAETTDTQQAKDTNKIKLSLKTRRQVFNRHQYLQGSWNYERMQNGGWCYAMIPAIKALYKDPEDQKAALKRHLEFYNTHPYLSAPVIGVTLAMEEERANGAPIDDVAIQGVKVGMMGPLAGVGDPVFWYTVRPILGALGASLALSGSIMGPILFFVLWNVIRLLFLWYTQEFGYNLGTSITKDLSGGMLGRITEGASILGMFIIGALVERWVTINFTPVVAQIPQSAGAYIDWNTLPAGAEGIKQALTMYDSIGSTALSPVRTVTLQQNLDQLIPGLAAVGLTLLCCQLLKKKVSPIVIILCLFGVGVLGRFFGFM